The Podospora pseudocomata strain CBS 415.72m chromosome 1 map unlocalized CBS415.72m_1, whole genome shotgun sequence genome has a segment encoding these proteins:
- the ARO8_2 gene encoding Aromatic/aminoadipate aminotransferase 1 (COG:E; EggNog:ENOG503NU3Z), with the protein MRRAARLGSGAAAVVPRSRSWGLTSRPGFINNYKKAQSNNGQQASFHSRPKLDSAAEATVIGGPSPLPEVELPDIPETPTKNKRVTIGEILERRRRAGRLVAPTAAGCDSGVFKGDSSGKPMAKDMSHHLSYEASIREPCKLKQAARHLKTPGIISLGGGLPCPEYFPINSISLSVPDYLHNPTLSPPEVHPAFQDITIGKYDTHPSAPVQKEYDLSISLNYAQAHGSAQLIRFVTEHTELVSNPPYADWKTCLTVGSTGALEQTLRMLCDSSRNDSILTEEFSFATALETAHPLGIPTFGVPIDEQGLIPSELDHILSTWSPSERGNKRKPHVLYTVPSGQNPTGATQGPERRKQIYDICSKHDLVIIEDEPYYYLQLPPTITPTPTPAPSNTTDFLDSLLPTLLSMDTDGRVIRMDSFSKVLVPGSRLGWLTASDQLVERFLRHAEVANQGPSGFSQVILHKLLDETWGHEGYLKWLMVLQREYTERRNTLLKACEEYLPKEVVSWGVVRAGMFQWLHLDHTLHPDSRTKSILEIEEDIFESCIDKGVLIARGSWFRAQQEVAPTGLFFRATFAAATPGNMTEAIRRLGGAVRESFRL; encoded by the exons ATGCGGAGAGCTGCCCGTCTCGGCTCCGGGGCCGCTGCTGTGGTGCCCCGGTCTCGGAGTTGGGGTTTGACGTCTCGGCCGGGTTTCATTAACAATTATAAGAAAGCTCAAAGCAACAATGGCCAACAGGCATCATTTCACAGCAGACCAAAGTTAGATTCGGCTGCCGAGGCGACGGTGATTGGTGGCCCTTCACCTCTGCCTGAGGTTGAGTTGCCAGATATCCCAGAGACACCGACGAAGAATAAGAGGGTGACTATTGGCgagattttggagaggaggaggagggcggggaggttggtggccccgacggcggcggggtgTGATTCAGGGGTTTTCAAGGGGGAT TCATCAGGAAAGCCGATGGCAAAGGATATGAGCC ATCATCTCTCCTACGAAGCTTCTATCCGCGAACCATGCAAGCTCAAACAAGCTGCCCGCCACCTCAAAACCCCTGGCATCATCTCACTCGGCGGTGGCCTTCCGTGCCCAGAGTACTTCCccatcaactccatctccctctccgtcCCAGATTACCTTCACAACCCAACTCTCTCGCCCCCAGAGGTCCACCCCGCCTTCCAAGACATCACCATCGGCAAATACGACACCCATCCCTCAGCCCCAGTCCAAAAAGAATACGACCTTTCCATCTCACTCAACTACGCTCAAGCACATGGCTCGGCCCAACTCATCCGCTTCGTAACCGAACACACGGAACTcgtctccaaccccccctacGCCGACTGGAAAACCTGCCTCACCGTCGGCTCGACCGGTGCTTTAGAGCAAACCCTCCGCATGCTCTGCGACTCCTCCAGAAACGACTCCATCCTCACAGAAGAATTCTCTTTTGCCACGGCCTTGGAAACAGCCCACCCCTTGGGCATCCCCACCTTTGGCGTCCCCATCGATGAGCAAGGCCTTATCCCCTCCGAACTAGACCACATCCTCTCAACATGGAGCCCTTCCGAACGGGGCAACAAGCGAAAACCACACGTCTTATATACGGTGCCATCCGGTCAGAACCCAACAGGAGCAACCCAAGGCCCAGAGCGAAGAAAGCAAATCTACGACATCTGCTCCAAGCACGATCTGGTGATCATCGAAGACGAACCATATTACTACCTCCAACTCCcgcccaccatcaccccaaCCCCTACCCCTGCCCCTTCCAACACAACCGACTTCctcgactccctcctcccaacttTGTTAAGCATGGACACGGACGGGCGAGTCATCAGAATGGACTCCTTCTCCAAAGTCCTAGTCCCCGGCTCAAGACTAGGCTGGCTCACCGCCTCAGACCAACTCGTCGAGCGCTTCCTCCGACACGCCGAAGTCGCCAACCAGGGACCCAGCGGGTTCTCTCAGGTCATTTTACATAAACTACTCGACGAGACGTGGGGTCACGAGGGGTATCTAAagtggttgatggtgctgCAGAGAGAGTACACCGAAAGAAGGAACACGCTCCTCAAGGCGTGCGAGGAGTATCTACCCAAAGAGGTGGTGAGTTGGGGTGTTGTGAGGGCGGGCATGTTt CAATGGCTCCACCTAGACCACACCCTCCACCCGGACTCGAGAACAAAATCTATTCTCGAGATTGAAGAAGACATTTTCGAGTCTTGTATCGACAAGGGAGTGCTCATCGCAAGGGGGAGTTGGTTTCGTGCCCAGCAGGAAGTGGCGCCGACGGGGCTGTTCTTCAGGGCTACGTTTGCGGCTGCTACGCCGGGGAATATGACTGAGGCTATCAGGCGGTTGGGCGGGGCGGTGAGGGAGAGTTTCAGGCTCTAG